From Anopheles coluzzii chromosome 3, AcolN3, whole genome shotgun sequence, the proteins below share one genomic window:
- the LOC120958215 gene encoding methyltransferase-like 26 isoform X1 yields the protein MNIMRRITNPAGERNKDPILDVLRRVLSKTEPNLRLLEISSGVGLHAAYFAKEFPNITFQPSEYDTTLFGSIDAYRQDVKNVEPPIFIDISKPCTDWQNEANINHTSGANRFDYMLNINMLHISPIACAHGLFDNAAQLLKRGGLLITYGPYAVDGTLTPESNVRFNESLQHRNPEWGIRDTKELSTLAASKGITLQEMIELPANNKCLIWKKDANHA from the exons ATGAA CATCATGAGAAGAATAACAAATCCGGCCGGCGAAAGGAACAAGGATCCCATTCTGGATGTTTTGAGGCGAGTATTGTCGAAAACGGAGCCAAACCTTCGCCTGTTGGAAATTTCTTCCGGAGTTGGGCTGCACGCAGCTTACTTTGCCAAGGAATTTCCCAACATAACATTTCAACCATCGGAATACGATACCACTCTGTTCGGCAGCATTGATGCCTACCGGCAAGATGTAAAGAACGTTGAACCTCCCATCTTCATCGACATTTCCAAACCGTGCACGGATTGGCAGAATGAGGCGAACATCAACCATACTTCCGGTGCCAACCGGTTCGATTATATGCTCAATATAAACATGCTGCACATTTCACCGATCGCCTGTGCCCACGGATTGTTTGACAATGCAGCTCAGTTGTTGAAACGCGGAGGACTGCTGATCACATACGGACCGTACGCCGTGGACGGCACTCTCACTCCGGAGAGTAACGTACGTTTCAATGAATCATTGCAGCATCGTAACCCCGAGTGGGGTATACGCGACACGAAAGAGCTGAGCACGTTGGCCGCATCGAAAGGTATTACGCTGCAAGAGATGATTGAACTACCTGCAAACAacaaatgtttgatttggaaAAAAGATGCAAATCATGCCTAA
- the LOC120958215 gene encoding methyltransferase-like 26 isoform X2, with translation MRRITNPAGERNKDPILDVLRRVLSKTEPNLRLLEISSGVGLHAAYFAKEFPNITFQPSEYDTTLFGSIDAYRQDVKNVEPPIFIDISKPCTDWQNEANINHTSGANRFDYMLNINMLHISPIACAHGLFDNAAQLLKRGGLLITYGPYAVDGTLTPESNVRFNESLQHRNPEWGIRDTKELSTLAASKGITLQEMIELPANNKCLIWKKDANHA, from the coding sequence ATGAGAAGAATAACAAATCCGGCCGGCGAAAGGAACAAGGATCCCATTCTGGATGTTTTGAGGCGAGTATTGTCGAAAACGGAGCCAAACCTTCGCCTGTTGGAAATTTCTTCCGGAGTTGGGCTGCACGCAGCTTACTTTGCCAAGGAATTTCCCAACATAACATTTCAACCATCGGAATACGATACCACTCTGTTCGGCAGCATTGATGCCTACCGGCAAGATGTAAAGAACGTTGAACCTCCCATCTTCATCGACATTTCCAAACCGTGCACGGATTGGCAGAATGAGGCGAACATCAACCATACTTCCGGTGCCAACCGGTTCGATTATATGCTCAATATAAACATGCTGCACATTTCACCGATCGCCTGTGCCCACGGATTGTTTGACAATGCAGCTCAGTTGTTGAAACGCGGAGGACTGCTGATCACATACGGACCGTACGCCGTGGACGGCACTCTCACTCCGGAGAGTAACGTACGTTTCAATGAATCATTGCAGCATCGTAACCCCGAGTGGGGTATACGCGACACGAAAGAGCTGAGCACGTTGGCCGCATCGAAAGGTATTACGCTGCAAGAGATGATTGAACTACCTGCAAACAacaaatgtttgatttggaaAAAAGATGCAAATCATGCCTAA
- the LOC120958213 gene encoding probable ribosome production factor 1, giving the protein MSSSDSDSEFQEEPKPSTSKAKGKKKDDGKPKRKRLQDYLDEKAAREVAERAEELLRKRRRRGLADDEEDPEETTFPVINPMNFVKNKEIRHKQFKRMQGAKRKEEKEAKKTRKLEGIPSAPNHTIESLREKDDTTVVNMEGEDQAEVMNDLANDEFCEYYQKSYEPRVMITFNATPHMVTRKFASLLRRMIPNAKTFRRNKTQLKRVCKSAIRENYTDILVVNENRKKPEGLLLIHLPDGPTAHFKVSNFKDLKDLKRNERDITTHRPEVILNNFTTRLGLTIGRMLGALFHYEPEFRGRRAVTFHNQRDYIFFRHHLYEFDKNGKRVKLRELGPRFTLKLRSLQVGLFDGKCGDYEWMITNKRHQMESRRRFFL; this is encoded by the coding sequence ATGTCTAGCAGCGATAGTGATAGTGAATTTCAGGAGGAACCTAAACCATCCACGTCGAAggcgaaagggaagaaaaaagatgaCGGAAAACCGAAGCGTAAACGACTGCAGGACTATTTGGATGAGAAGGCAGCCCGCGAGGTAGCCGAGCGGGCGGAAGAGTTACTGCGGAAACGGCGTCGCCGTGGTCTGGCGGACGATGAAGAAGATCCAGAGGAGACAACGTTCCCGGTGATCAACCCGATGAATTTTGTCAAGAACAAGGAGATCCGCCACAAGCAGTTCAAACGTATGCAGGGGGCCaagaggaaggaagaaaaggagGCCAAAAAGACGCGCAAGCTAGAGGGCATACCATCCGCTCCGAACCATACGATCGAAAGTCTGCGCGAGAAGGATGATACGACGGTGGTTAATATGGAAGGGGAGGATCAGGCGGAAGTCATGAACGATCTGGCAAACGACGAGTTTTGCGAGTATTATCAGAAGAGCTACGAACCGAGGGTGATGATAACGTTTAACGCGACACCGCACATGGTAACGCGCAAGTTTGCATCCCTGCTGCGACGAATGATTCCAAATGCAAAAACCTTCCGGCGTAATAAGACGCAACTGAAGCGGGTGTGCAAGAGCGCTATACGCGAGAACTATACCGACATCCTGGTGGTGAACGAAAACAGGAAGAAACCGGAAGGCTTGCTGCTTATTCACCTGCCCGACGGACCGACGGCACACTTCAAAGTAAGCAACTTTAAAGACTTGAAGGATTTGAAGCGCAACGAGAGGGACattacgacacatcgaccggAGGTGATTTTGAACAACTTTACCACTCGCCTGGGATTGACTATTGGTCGCATGTTGGGCGCACTGTTTCACTACGAACCAGAATTTCGCGGGCGTCGTGCTGTAACGTTCCACAATCAGCGTGATTACATCTTCTTTCGGCATCATCTGTACGAATTCGACAAGAACGGAAAGCGTGTGAAACTGCGCGAACTGGGGCCACGATTTACGCTCAAGTTGCGTTCTCTGCAGGTGGGACTGTTTGATGGCAAGTGTGGAGATTACGAATGGATGATTACCAACAAGCGCCACCAGATGGAAAGCCGACGTAGATTCTTCCTGTAA